A segment of the Actinomyces sp. oral taxon 171 str. F0337 genome:
GTGGACCGTCTCTGGCCCCGTGGCATCTCCAAGGAGCGCGCCGCCCTCGATGAGTGGGCCAAGGACGCCACCCCCACCACCGAGCTGCGGCGGGCCTTTCACAACGGCGAGATGCCCTGGCCCCAGTTCGTCGATGCCTACCGTGCCGAGCTCACCGAACGGCCCGAGGCGGTTGCCGCCGTCGAGCACCTGCGCGACGAGGCTCTGAAGGGACGCGTAACGCTCCTGTTCGCCGGCCACGACCACGTCCACTGCCACGCGCGTGTCCTGCGCGAGGCGATTCTCGGTATCGAGGAGGAGCTGACATGAACTCCGCTATCGACGGCACTGCGACACCCTCGCCGACACCCTCGCCCCGCACGACCTCTGTCAACAACAGGAGATTCCACCCATGACCTGGTTGATGGCGCTCAACGCCGCTGTCGCGCTGGGGTCCATGTTCTTCGGCCTCGTCGCGTTGTTCAGGCCACAGGCGATGCCAGGACGGCCACTGACCTCCCCCGGCTCTCAGATGACGCAGCCGAGCGAGGCGACGACCTACTTCGCACGCATGTATGCCGCCAGGGCCGTCCCGTTCGGGATCGCCACGGCGGCCGTGTGCATCCTGCTGCCGAGTCAGGCGGCGATCTGGCTCCTGGCGGCTGGAGCCATTGAGCTGCTGGATGCGATGGTTGTGGCAAGCCGTAACCCACGTGAAGCGGCACCGCCATTGCTCGCCGTGGTGGTCCATATCGGATCAGCAGTGTGGCTCATGACGGCCTGAGGCATGCAGCGCTCAAGAGGGCGCGTCACAGCGCCGACGGTGGGGTCTCAGACGTTGAATCCCAGGGCGCGGAGCTGTTCGCGACCCTCAGGGGTGATCTTGTCCGGTCCCCACGGCGGCAGCCACACCCACTGGATACGGACCTTGTCGGCGATGAGGGACAGTGCCTGCTGGGCCTGCTCCTCGATGACGTCGGTGAGCGGACAGGCGGCGGTGGTCAGGGTCATGTCAAGCACGACGGTTCCGTCGGGCTCGATCGACACCCCGTAGAGCAGCCCGAGGTCGACGACGTTGATACCGAGCTCGGGGTCGATGACATCGCGCAGGGCCTCCTCAACGGCGGCGACGTCAACGCCCTCGGTGCTGGCGACGGGGGCCGGCGGCTGCTGGGCGGCCATGGGATTGTCGGCGGCTGCCGGCATCCCGCTGGGGTTCTCGCTCATGGCTTCTTCCTTCTTCCTCGCAGGTCGGACGGTGGTGAGAGGGACGGTCGGGCTACTCGGGGTCGTTCGGCTCGACGGCGGGCAGGGCGACGCCGGACTTGGCCAGGGCGTCCTTGAGGGCCATCCAGCCCAGCAGGGCGCACTTGACACGGTTGGGGTACTTCGAGACGCCCTCGAAGGCGGCCCCGTCCTCCAGGTCGTCCAGGACGGCGTCATCAACGCCTTTGCCACGTGAGTGCATGAGGGCATCGAAGTCCGCCTCGAGACGGGCGACGGTGGCCAGGTCGGCGCCGTTGACGAGGTCGTGCATGACGGAGATGGAGGCCTGGGAGATGGAGCATCCGTCCCCCTCCCAGCCGACGGCCTCGATCTTTCCGTCCTTGACGCGCACACCCAGAGTCACATCGTCTCCGCAGGTGGGGTTCACCTGGTGGCTGGTGGCGTCCGGGGCGTCGAGGGCGCCGGAGCCGTGGCGCTCGCGGGAGTGGTCGAGGATGACTTGCTGGTAGAGCTGGTCGAGTTCGTTCATGGTCACCTCTGGAAGTAGCGCCGGACGTCGGCGATGGCGGACAGGAAGCGGTCCACCTCCTCGGGCGTGGAACAGGCCCCGAAGGACAGGCGCGAGGAGGCGTGGATGCCGAAGTGCTGGTGGATCGGCTGGGCGCAGTGGTGGCCGGTACGCACGGCGACGCCGGCGGCGTCGAGGACCTGACCGACGTCGTGGGGGTGGACTCCCTCGATGGAGAAGGCGACCACGCCCAGGCGGTCGGTGGTGTCGGTCGGGCCGACCAGCCGCAGCCCGGGGACCTGGGTGAGCCCCTCAAGCACCTGCCGGGTGAGGACCTGCTCGGTGGCGTGCAGCCGGTCCAGGCCGATCCCCGCCAGGTACTCCACGGCGGCGCGCCATCCCGCGGCCTGCGCCAGCGGCTGGCTACCGGCCTCGAAACGAGGCGGGCCGCTCATGAAGGTTGACGACTCCATGGTGACGACCTCGATCATGGAGCCGCCGCTCAGCACGGGCGGCATCGCCGCCAGGAGCTCCTCGGTGGCCACGAGCGCACCAATGCCGGTGGGGCCGAGCATCTTGTGGCTGGAGAGCACCATGGCGTCCACACCGGCAATCTTCAGTGCGCCGAAGTCCAGCGGGAGGTGGGCGGCGGACTGGCAGGTGTCCAGGATGACGAGCGCGCCGACCTGTTGGGCGCGCGGGAGGATGAGATCGAGCGGGCTGATCGCGCCGGTGACGTTGGAGGCGTGGGTCAGGGCCAGGACACGGGTGCGCTCTGTGATGACGTCCAGGGTGGAGGTATCGATGCGCCCGTCCTCGGTCAGGTCCAGCCAGCGCAAGGTGGCGCCGGTGCGGGCGCACAGCTCCTGCCAGGGCACGAGGTTGGCGTGGTGCTCGGCGCGGGTGACAACCACCTCGTCGCCCTGTCCGATGATGAGGCGCCGAGACGGGTCATCAGTCGCCGCGGGTCCGCCACCGCGGGCCGCCGACCGTCCCAGGCTGGCGTGCCCGATGGCAAGGGCGACGAGATTGATGGCCTCGGTGGCGTTCTTGGTGAAGACGAGCTCGCTGCCGCGCGCGCCGACGAAGGCGGCGACGGCGTCGCGGGCGTCCTCGAAGGTGGCAGTGGCCTCGTCGGCGAGCTGGTAGGTCGATCGCCCGGCCGCACCGTTGGACATGCGGTAGAAGTCGGCCTCCGTGGTGATGACGCCGGCGGGCTTCTGGCTCGTGGCCGCCCAGTCCAGGTAAGCCAGTGCCTTACCGTTGCGGGCGGGCCGCTCCAGGTAGGGGAAGTCGGCGCGGATCGCGGCGACCTCCTCCGCGTTGAGCGCGCTGGCCGAAGGCGCCCCGGTGAGCGGGGCCGTGGACTGGGTCATGACGTGCCTTTCCGATTCGGTGCGAGCGGTACCGGGCTTGATCGCCGACGGCGGGGGCTGAGGTCACGAGGAACCTTAGTCCCCCTTCATCAGTGCCGGGGCCGGCGACGACGCCATGTTGCGCGGCGCGCTGTCGTCGGCCCCGGCACAGTGAGGACCGTCAGGCGAGGTAGCGGTCGTAGCCCTCTTCCTCGAGGCGGTCGGCCAGGTCGGGGCCGCCGGCCTCGGCCACGCGCCCGTCGACGAAGACGTGGACGTGGTCGGGCTTGATGTAGCGCAGGATGCGCGTGTAGTGGGTGATGAGGAGGAAGCCGGCGTCGGTCTCGTCGTGGAGGCGGTTGACGCCCTCGGAGACGATGCGCAGGGCGTCGACGTCCAGGCCGGAGTCGGTCTCGTCCAGGACGGCGAAGCGGGGCCGGAGCAGCTCCATCTGGAGGATCTCGAAGCGCTTCTTCTCACCGCCGGAGAAGCCGGCGTTGACGTCGCGCTGGGAGAAGGCGGGGTCCATCCGCAGGTTCTTCATGGCCTGGTTGACCTCGCCGACCCACTGGCGCACCTTGGGGGCCTCGCCGTCAATGGCGGTCTTGGCCGTGCGCAGGAAGTTGGCCACGGTGACGCCGGGGACCTCGACGGGGTACTGCATGGCCAGGAAGAGGCCGGCGCGGGCACGCTCGTCCACGCTCATCTCAAGCAGGTCGACACCGTCGAGGAGGACCTCACCATCGGTGACCTCGTAGTCGGGGTGACCGGCGATGGAGTAGGCCAGGGTGGACTTGCCCGAGCCGTTGGGGCCCATGATGGCGTGGACCTGGTTGGAGTCGATAGTCAGGTCGACACCCTTGAGGATGGGCTTGGGGCCGTCATTGGTGGCCACCTGGACGTGGAGGTTCTTGATCTGCAGAGTGCTCATGCGACGTTTCTTTCAGCTGGGGTGTGGTCTGGTTGCGGGTGGGCGGACTGTCGTGCGGGTCCGGCCTGTCACTCGGCTGCCGGCAGGGCGGCGGGGTCCTGGTCGGTGCGGGCGGCGATGAGTCCAGTGAGCTCGAGCTCCTTCTCGATGGCGGCCATGAGGCGCTCCTCGACCTCATCGACACCGATCTCGGCGACGATCTCGTTGAAGAAGCCCAGGACGACGAGGCGACGGGCCTCGGTCTCGGGGATACCGCGGGCACGCAGGTAGAACAGTTGCTGGTCGTCGAAGCGGCCGGTGGCGCTGGCGTGGCCGGCGCCCTCGATGTTGCCGTTCTCGATCTCCAGGTTCGGCACGGAGTCGGCCTTGGCCCCCTCGGTCAGGACCAGGTTGCGGTTGAGCTCGTAGGTGTCGGTGCCGCGGGCGGCCTGACCGATGAGGCAGTCCCCCACCCACACCGCGTGCGCGCCCTCGCCCTGAAGGGCGCCCTTGTAGGTGACGCGCGAGTAGCAGTGCGGCTCGGTATGGGCCACGTAGGGGCGGTGCTCCTGGTGCTGGCCGGAATCGGTGAAGTAGACGCCGTAGGCGTCGATGTGCCCACCCTCGCCGGAGAAGCCCAGGTCGGGGCAGATGCGCACGTCTCCACCGAGACTGACGACGACGTGCTTGAGGACGCCGCGGCCACAGACCTTGACCCGGTGGTTGGAGGCGTGGACGGCCTCGTCCTCCCAGCCCTGGACAGTCACCAGGGTGAGCTCGGCGCCGTCGGCGACCGTCACCTCGACGCCCTGGGTCAGGGCGGCGGTACCGGTGTGGTCGAGGACGACGGTTCCCCTGGAGCCGGACTCGGCGGCGACGAGGATGTGCTGGGCGGTAGGGCGGGCGAGCTGCGCGTCCTGGCCGATGATGTTCAGTCGTGCGGCCCGCTCCAGCTGGGCGCCGGGCTCCAGGGTCAGCACGGTGGCGGTCTCGGTGCCGTTCCAGGCGGTGACGCCGGTGCGGTCGACCGGGGCGCCGACGGTGCCGAGGCGGGCGTCGCTGCGTGGGACGGTCTCAAGGCTCACACCATCGGGGAGGTCGGCCTCGACACGGACGGCGCCGGCATCGGTCTGGGCAGCGCCGGCGGCAGCGCGGATGGCGTCGAGGTCGAACAGTGGGGCGAAGCGCTTCATCGGCGTGAAGCGCCACTCCTCCTCGCGGCCTCGCGGCACCGGGATGTCGGCCGGGTCGAAGGAGGTGGGGCGGTCGGCGCGCGAGGAGACGTAGCGCGGCCCGCCGTGGGAGTGGGCGCCGTCGAGCGTGGCGCTCGAGTGGTCGGTGGAGAGTTCAGGCATGTGGAGGTGCTCCTTGGCCGGCAGCCAGCCGGTGTAATGAGGTGTGGGTCGTAGGCTGAGTGGGCTGAAGTGGGAGGATCTGCTGCGGTGGGTCAGCCCACCGAGTTCTCCATCTGCAGCTCGATGAGCCGGTTGAGCTCGAGGGCGTACTCCATGGGAAGCTCCCGGGCGATGGGCTCGACGAAGCCGCGCACGATCGTGGCCATGGCCTCGGTCTCGGTCAGCCCGCGCTGCATGAGGTAGAAGAGCTGGTCGGCACTCACCTTGGAGACGGTGGCCTCGTGCCCCATCTCGACGTCGTCGGTGCGCACGTCGACGTAGGGGTAGGTGTCCGACCGGGAGATCTCGTCGACCAGGAGCGCGTCGCACAGCACGTTGGACTTGGAGTGCCGGGCGTTCTTCATGATCTGCACCAGTCCGCGGTAGGCACTGCGGCCACCGTGACGGGCGATCGACTTGGAGACGATGTGGCTGGAGGTGTGGGGCGCCATGTGGACCATCTTGGCGCCGGTGTCCTGGTGCTGGTCCTCGCCGGCGAAGGCGATGGACAGGGCCTCGCCACGGGCGTGGGGCCCCATGAGGAAGACGGCCGGGTACTTCATGTTCCGCTTGGAGCCGATGTTGCCGTCGATCCACTCCATGGTGGCGCCCTCCTCGCAGGTAGCGCGCTGGGTCACCAGGTTGTAGACGTTGTTGGACCAGTTCTGGATGGTCGTGTAGCGCACACGGGCGTTCTTCTTGACCACGATCTCCACGATCGCCGAGTGGAGGGAGTCGGTGGAGTAGATGGGGGCGGTGCAGCCCTCGACGTAGTGGACGTAGGAGTCCTCGTCGGCGATGATGAGCGTGCGCTCGAACTGGCCCATGTTCTCCGTGTTGATGCGGAAGTAGGCCTGGAGCGGGATCTCGACATGGACGCCCTTGGGGACGTAGATGAAGGAGCCCCCGGACCACACGGCCGTGTTGAGGGCGGCGAACTTGTTGTCGCCGGCCGGCACCACGGTCCCGAAGTACTCCTTGACGAGCTCGGGGTACTCGCGCACGGCCGTGTCGGTGTCGACGAAGATGACACCCTGCTCCTCCAGGTCGCCGCGGATCTGGTGGTAGACGACCTCCGACTCGTACTGGGCGGCCACCCCCGCCACCAGGCGCTCACGCTCGGCCTCGGGGATGCCGATGCGGTCGTAGGTGTTCTTGATGTCCTCGGGCAGGTCGTCCCAGGAGTTGGCCGGCCGGTCCGTGGAGCGCACGTAGTACTTGACGGCGTCCATGTCGAGCTGGGAGAGGTCCACGCCCCAGGTGGGCATGGGCTTGCGCTCGAAGGTGGAGTAGGCCTTGAGACGCTTGGCCAGCATCCACTCCGGCTCGCCCTTGATGGCGGA
Coding sequences within it:
- a CDS encoding metal-sulfur cluster assembly factor, producing the protein MSENPSGMPAAADNPMAAQQPPAPVASTEGVDVAAVEEALRDVIDPELGINVVDLGLLYGVSIEPDGTVVLDMTLTTAACPLTDVIEEQAQQALSLIADKVRIQWVWLPPWGPDKITPEGREQLRALGFNV
- a CDS encoding DUF488 domain-containing protein, with protein sequence MSQNLPSSDSVVLKGIREEPSAEDGARVLVDRLWPRGISKERAALDEWAKDATPTTELRRAFHNGEMPWPQFVDAYRAELTERPEAVAAVEHLRDEALKGRVTLLFAGHDHVHCHARVLREAILGIEEELT
- the sufC gene encoding Fe-S cluster assembly ATPase SufC, yielding MSTLQIKNLHVQVATNDGPKPILKGVDLTIDSNQVHAIMGPNGSGKSTLAYSIAGHPDYEVTDGEVLLDGVDLLEMSVDERARAGLFLAMQYPVEVPGVTVANFLRTAKTAIDGEAPKVRQWVGEVNQAMKNLRMDPAFSQRDVNAGFSGGEKKRFEILQMELLRPRFAVLDETDSGLDVDALRIVSEGVNRLHDETDAGFLLITHYTRILRYIKPDHVHVFVDGRVAEAGGPDLADRLEEEGYDRYLA
- a CDS encoding DUF4267 domain-containing protein yields the protein MTWLMALNAAVALGSMFFGLVALFRPQAMPGRPLTSPGSQMTQPSEATTYFARMYAARAVPFGIATAAVCILLPSQAAIWLLAAGAIELLDAMVVASRNPREAAPPLLAVVVHIGSAVWLMTA
- the sufD gene encoding Fe-S cluster assembly protein SufD encodes the protein MPELSTDHSSATLDGAHSHGGPRYVSSRADRPTSFDPADIPVPRGREEEWRFTPMKRFAPLFDLDAIRAAAGAAQTDAGAVRVEADLPDGVSLETVPRSDARLGTVGAPVDRTGVTAWNGTETATVLTLEPGAQLERAARLNIIGQDAQLARPTAQHILVAAESGSRGTVVLDHTGTAALTQGVEVTVADGAELTLVTVQGWEDEAVHASNHRVKVCGRGVLKHVVVSLGGDVRICPDLGFSGEGGHIDAYGVYFTDSGQHQEHRPYVAHTEPHCYSRVTYKGALQGEGAHAVWVGDCLIGQAARGTDTYELNRNLVLTEGAKADSVPNLEIENGNIEGAGHASATGRFDDQQLFYLRARGIPETEARRLVVLGFFNEIVAEIGVDEVEERLMAAIEKELELTGLIAARTDQDPAALPAAE
- the sufB gene encoding Fe-S cluster assembly protein SufB; this encodes MTLPTTETTRSTDDEIIDSISTSYDFGWHDSDEAGEKARRGLDEQVVREISAIKGEPEWMLAKRLKAYSTFERKPMPTWGVDLSQLDMDAVKYYVRSTDRPANSWDDLPEDIKNTYDRIGIPEAERERLVAGVAAQYESEVVYHQIRGDLEEQGVIFVDTDTAVREYPELVKEYFGTVVPAGDNKFAALNTAVWSGGSFIYVPKGVHVEIPLQAYFRINTENMGQFERTLIIADEDSYVHYVEGCTAPIYSTDSLHSAIVEIVVKKNARVRYTTIQNWSNNVYNLVTQRATCEEGATMEWIDGNIGSKRNMKYPAVFLMGPHARGEALSIAFAGEDQHQDTGAKMVHMAPHTSSHIVSKSIARHGGRSAYRGLVQIMKNARHSKSNVLCDALLVDEISRSDTYPYVDVRTDDVEMGHEATVSKVSADQLFYLMQRGLTETEAMATIVRGFVEPIARELPMEYALELNRLIELQMENSVG
- a CDS encoding SufS family cysteine desulfurase translates to MTQSTAPLTGAPSASALNAEEVAAIRADFPYLERPARNGKALAYLDWAATSQKPAGVITTEADFYRMSNGAAGRSTYQLADEATATFEDARDAVAAFVGARGSELVFTKNATEAINLVALAIGHASLGRSAARGGGPAATDDPSRRLIIGQGDEVVVTRAEHHANLVPWQELCARTGATLRWLDLTEDGRIDTSTLDVITERTRVLALTHASNVTGAISPLDLILPRAQQVGALVILDTCQSAAHLPLDFGALKIAGVDAMVLSSHKMLGPTGIGALVATEELLAAMPPVLSGGSMIEVVTMESSTFMSGPPRFEAGSQPLAQAAGWRAAVEYLAGIGLDRLHATEQVLTRQVLEGLTQVPGLRLVGPTDTTDRLGVVAFSIEGVHPHDVGQVLDAAGVAVRTGHHCAQPIHQHFGIHASSRLSFGACSTPEEVDRFLSAIADVRRYFQR
- the sufU gene encoding Fe-S cluster assembly sulfur transfer protein SufU; protein product: MNELDQLYQQVILDHSRERHGSGALDAPDATSHQVNPTCGDDVTLGVRVKDGKIEAVGWEGDGCSISQASISVMHDLVNGADLATVARLEADFDALMHSRGKGVDDAVLDDLEDGAAFEGVSKYPNRVKCALLGWMALKDALAKSGVALPAVEPNDPE